Proteins from a genomic interval of Arachis hypogaea cultivar Tifrunner chromosome 10, arahy.Tifrunner.gnm2.J5K5, whole genome shotgun sequence:
- the LOC112715746 gene encoding hydroxyisourate hydrolase isoform X3 translates to MLFSQLSMEDVKLMVEIGLDVYRLSISWSRLIPNGEGPINPKGLQFYNNSRGDSTIEPYLAVHHIFLSHFSVVRLYRRKYKMKTGQPLKEPVIFLLVGKLETFNWLFYSHVLLILFGFDSCINLVFE, encoded by the exons ATGCTGTTCAGTCAATTATCCATG gaagatgtGAAACTCATGGTGGAAATAGGCCTTGATGTCTACAGGTTATCCATTTCTTGGTCAAGATTGATTCCAA ATGGTGAAGGACCTATCAATCCCAAGGGATTGCAATTCTATAACAACAGTAGGGGTGACTCCACAATTGAGCCTTACTTGGCAGTTCATCATATTTTCCTATCACATTTTTCAGTAGTGAGATTGTATAGAAGAAAGTATAAG ATGAAGACCGGGCAGCCACTCAAAGAGCCCGTGATTTTTTTATTGGTTGGTAAGTTAGAGACCTTCAACTGGTTGTTTTACTCTCATGTTCTCCTTATATTATTTGGTTTTGACAGTTGCATAAACCTTGTTTTCGAATGA
- the LOC112715746 gene encoding beta-glucosidase 11 isoform X4, whose translation MIGLALMLFSQLSMEDVKLMVEIGLDVYRLSISWSRLIPNGEGPINPKGLQFYNNSRGDSTIEPYLAVHHIFLSHFSVVRLYRRKYKMKTGQPLKEPVIFLLVGQRT comes from the exons A TGATAGGCTTGGCTTTGATGCTGTTCAGTCAATTATCCATG gaagatgtGAAACTCATGGTGGAAATAGGCCTTGATGTCTACAGGTTATCCATTTCTTGGTCAAGATTGATTCCAA ATGGTGAAGGACCTATCAATCCCAAGGGATTGCAATTCTATAACAACAGTAGGGGTGACTCCACAATTGAGCCTTACTTGGCAGTTCATCATATTTTCCTATCACATTTTTCAGTAGTGAGATTGTATAGAAGAAAGTATAAG ATGAAGACCGGGCAGCCACTCAAAGAGCCCGTGATTTTTTTATTGGTTG GTCAACGGACATAA
- the LOC112715746 gene encoding hydroxyisourate hydrolase isoform X2 yields MIGLALMLFSQLSMEDVKLMVEIGLDVYRLSISWSRLIPNGEGPINPKGLQFYNNSRGDSTIEPYLAVHHIFLSHFSVVRLYRRKYKMKTGQPLKEPVIFLLVVSCHTMDFTRRAEYHEDPLWQYSHIYL; encoded by the exons A TGATAGGCTTGGCTTTGATGCTGTTCAGTCAATTATCCATG gaagatgtGAAACTCATGGTGGAAATAGGCCTTGATGTCTACAGGTTATCCATTTCTTGGTCAAGATTGATTCCAA ATGGTGAAGGACCTATCAATCCCAAGGGATTGCAATTCTATAACAACAGTAGGGGTGACTCCACAATTGAGCCTTACTTGGCAGTTCATCATATTTTCCTATCACATTTTTCAGTAGTGAGATTGTATAGAAGAAAGTATAAG ATGAAGACCGGGCAGCCACTCAAAGAGCCCGTGATTTTTTTATTGGTTG TATCCTGTCACACCATGGACTTTACGCGAAGAGCTGAATATCATGAAGACCCTTTATGGCAGTATTcccatatttatttataa
- the LOC112715746 gene encoding beta-glucosidase 3 isoform X6, with protein MLFSQLSMEDVKLMVEIGLDVYRLSISWSRLIPNGEGPINPKGLQFYNNSRGDSTIEPYLAVHHIFLSHFSVVRLYRRKYKVNGHKGIHYFKM; from the exons ATGCTGTTCAGTCAATTATCCATG gaagatgtGAAACTCATGGTGGAAATAGGCCTTGATGTCTACAGGTTATCCATTTCTTGGTCAAGATTGATTCCAA ATGGTGAAGGACCTATCAATCCCAAGGGATTGCAATTCTATAACAACAGTAGGGGTGACTCCACAATTGAGCCTTACTTGGCAGTTCATCATATTTTCCTATCACATTTTTCAGTAGTGAGATTGTATAGAAGAAAGTATAAG GTCAACGGACATAAAGGAATTCATTACTTCAAGATGTGA
- the LOC112715746 gene encoding hydroxyisourate hydrolase isoform X1, which translates to MIGLALMLFSQLSMEDVKLMVEIGLDVYRLSISWSRLIPNGEGPINPKGLQFYNNSRGDSTIEPYLAVHHIFLSHFSVVRLYRRKYKMKTGQPLKEPVIFLLVGKLETFNWLFYSHVLLILFGFDSCINLVFE; encoded by the exons A TGATAGGCTTGGCTTTGATGCTGTTCAGTCAATTATCCATG gaagatgtGAAACTCATGGTGGAAATAGGCCTTGATGTCTACAGGTTATCCATTTCTTGGTCAAGATTGATTCCAA ATGGTGAAGGACCTATCAATCCCAAGGGATTGCAATTCTATAACAACAGTAGGGGTGACTCCACAATTGAGCCTTACTTGGCAGTTCATCATATTTTCCTATCACATTTTTCAGTAGTGAGATTGTATAGAAGAAAGTATAAG ATGAAGACCGGGCAGCCACTCAAAGAGCCCGTGATTTTTTTATTGGTTGGTAAGTTAGAGACCTTCAACTGGTTGTTTTACTCTCATGTTCTCCTTATATTATTTGGTTTTGACAGTTGCATAAACCTTGTTTTCGAATGA
- the LOC112715746 gene encoding beta-glucosidase 3 isoform X5 codes for MIGLALMLFSQLSMEDVKLMVEIGLDVYRLSISWSRLIPNGEGPINPKGLQFYNNSRGDSTIEPYLAVHHIFLSHFSVVRLYRRKYKVNGHKGIHYFKM; via the exons A TGATAGGCTTGGCTTTGATGCTGTTCAGTCAATTATCCATG gaagatgtGAAACTCATGGTGGAAATAGGCCTTGATGTCTACAGGTTATCCATTTCTTGGTCAAGATTGATTCCAA ATGGTGAAGGACCTATCAATCCCAAGGGATTGCAATTCTATAACAACAGTAGGGGTGACTCCACAATTGAGCCTTACTTGGCAGTTCATCATATTTTCCTATCACATTTTTCAGTAGTGAGATTGTATAGAAGAAAGTATAAG GTCAACGGACATAAAGGAATTCATTACTTCAAGATGTGA